From endosymbiont of Galathealinum brachiosum, one genomic window encodes:
- a CDS encoding cytochrome C yields the protein MIKLQFLILLSAILLPITSMALSPQAIEGKNLYPSCHVCHNPEMDPPLGPPMWGVQRRYKNNSLDDEDFIQSMTDFVKAPTLKKALQDKAVKRMGLMPALALPDDMLKKIATYILEETFPPPCAHWKIGVKRSTEQGDLEHAKKDQNKLKRFCN from the coding sequence ATGATTAAATTACAGTTTTTAATACTATTAAGTGCAATATTACTTCCTATAACCTCTATGGCATTGAGCCCACAAGCCATTGAAGGCAAGAATCTCTATCCAAGCTGTCATGTCTGTCATAACCCGGAAATGGATCCGCCTTTAGGGCCACCCATGTGGGGTGTGCAACGTCGTTATAAAAACAACAGCCTCGATGATGAAGACTTTATACAAAGTATGACTGATTTTGTAAAAGCGCCAACACTTAAAAAAGCGCTACAGGATAAAGCAGTTAAACGTATGGGGTTAATGCCGGCTCTTGCCTTACCGGATGATATGTTAAAGAAAATAGCGACCTATATTCTTGAGGAAACGTTCCCACCTCCCTGTGCACACTGGAAGATTGGAGTAAAGCGATCTACAGAGCAGGGTGATTTGGAACATGCAAAAAAAGATCAGAATAAACTGAAACGATTTTGTAACTAG